A stretch of Corvus hawaiiensis isolate bCorHaw1 chromosome 8, bCorHaw1.pri.cur, whole genome shotgun sequence DNA encodes these proteins:
- the LOC125329379 gene encoding PHD finger protein 7-like: MGASITCCETGCDRTFHLPCAPDGECVTQYFGAYRSFCWEHRPQQAVHARPSQDNTCSICLDTVENRISYKTMGCPACQDARFHRQCIQRLALHAGIGFRCPCCLNQEPFMMEMLTMGIRLSKRLGFLLPAHKVPPSRESVQAVTPLGQRHGRCDAETCLCPGGREHAEEEGPWQLRLCSSCAAEGTHRHCSSLGNSTYSWECHTCAGTETGSTGKPELVSPSTSSQELSMPSQGVLLLNSSCFLRPRQALKRRYPEEEIPSRTTYSPPAKRRRIDDGPAHSANDSSPSTSLQAASRLPEGALAINSQAARPRRPYRPPWLFHRSTTDNRSQPGPIRMRHVWRQQHRAKKPYCRP, encoded by the exons ATGGGGGCCAGCATCACCTGCTGTGAGACGGGCTGCGACCGCACCTTCCACCTGCCCTGCGCCCCAGACGGCGAATGTGTCACCCAGTACTTCGGGGCCTACAG GTCCTTCTGCTGGGAGCACCGCCCACAGCAGGCAGTGCACGCTCGTCCAAGCCAGGACAACACCTGCAGCATCTGCCTGGACACCGTGGAAAACAGAATCTCCTACAAAACCATGGGCTGCCCTGCATGCCAAGACGCCCGCTTCCACCGGCAGTGCATCCAGAGACTGGCTCTGCACGCTGGCATCGGCTTCCGATGCCCGTGTTGCCTGAACCAAGAGCCATTCATGATGGAAATGCTCACCATGGGGATCCGACTCTCCAAGAGGTTGGGttttctcctcccagctcaCAAGGT ACCCCCATCAAGGGAGAGTGTCCAAGCAGTCACACCCTTAGGTCAGAGGCATGGCCGCTGCGATGCCGAAACGTGCCTTTgtccaggaggcagggagcacGCGGAGGAAGAGGG ACCCTGGCAACTgaggctgtgcagctcctgcgCTGCCGAGGGCACCCACAGACACTGCTCCTCTTTGGGGAACAGCACCTACTCCTGGGAGTGCCACACCTGTGCTGGCACGGAGACTG GCTCCACTGGCAAACCAGAGCTTGTCAGCCCCAGCACTTCCAGCCAGGAATTATCAATGCCCTCCCAGGGTGTGTTGCTCctcaacagcagctgcttccttcGCCCTCGGCAGGCCTTGAAGCGGCGCTACCCTGAGGAAGAAATACCATCACGGACAACGTACAGCCCTCCTGCAAAACGCCGCAGGATCGATGATGGCCCAGCCCACAGTGCCAAtgacagcagccccagcacttccTTACAGGCAGCGTCGAGGCTGCCTGAAGGCGCTTTGGCCATCAACAGTCAGGCAGCACGGCCACGACGTCCATACAGGCCTCCATGGCTCTTCCACAGATCCACAACAGACAACCGCTCCCAGCCTGGGCCAATTCGTATGAGACATGTCTGGCGGCAACAACACCGGGCCAAAAAGCCCTACTGCCGGCCATGA